In Flavobacterium sp. N1736, the following are encoded in one genomic region:
- a CDS encoding RHS repeat-associated core domain-containing protein yields MKKNKRYSIQIILLLFTIYTTAQTPATITKGSINTPYTVTGNETLIATQSITLSPNTYILAGSTFWAKISADEYIPPFALSNENFVFTRKYQTGLKSSDAIANNSDVIEGVVYYDGLGRPIQNIGIKASPNKTDIITHTAYDNIGRQEKEYLPYMDNLGSVASYRKSVDAQSGTIDYYKLNYPQDIDNALPNPFSQKKFENSPLNRVLLQASPGKDWALGSGHEIKLDYQTNSATAADEVKLYVVTTTLNSDGVYVPAVSTTTTYSDNQLYKSITKDENWVSGKNNTTEEFKNKEGKLILKRTYSNYASQTEVKHDTYYIYDIYGNLTYVLSPKAEGAISDSALKELCYQYRYDTRNRLVEKKLPGKEWEYIIYDKLDRPILSQDANLKASNKWMFTKYDAFGRPVYTGEYINSVQITRPSVQALANDSSALFENKQADALNINGTSVNYSNIVFPNTGIDLFTITYYDNYLDIDLDQGTAAISYGITPATNAKGLATCSKVRILGTSAWTTNVSYYDTKGRSIYNYNKNNYLNIVASVKTQLDFAGKTLQTTSTHKKDSDGMITIIDTYSYDHAGRALTQKQTINNQPEEIIANNAYDSLGQLIAKGVGGKATTQSRLQNVDYSYNIRGWLKGINNVNNISNNLFAFQINYNTPTTGAPLFNGNISQTFWRTANTDNSLRNYTYNYDNLNRLTQATDNSTINPGRYNEGIKYDKNGNIMSILRLGNTNSTATLFGTMDNLVYAYDTGNKLTKVEDVSGSTEGFNNGSNTAVEYTYDNNGNVSTDSNKEITAILYNYLNLPVEIKFRDDDYSKINYIYDALGTKQKKRVNKEGDVTETIYAGAFQYVQNFEEGNGSVLKFINQPEGYIEPIGSSYKYVYQYKDHLGNIRLSYADNNNDGVITSQTNSQTLWQDSFENPTGWDGTGASWGHALDAFDTAVKHSGNRSGRIDVHVEDVSRSVHSTQWIAVNNTVDTQYRISGWVLLENITQWSRARLELMGKKEGETEYTTLYDYKYITTKGEWIYVEKIVTVPANIKTINSRITLDYNTGTVKGSAWFDELKIEKITQNGQNEIVEENNYYPFGLKQKDNNNMIVSSNPAQKYKYNGKDLQDELGLGFYDFGARNYDPAIGRWMNIDPLAETSRRFSPYTYALNNPVFFIDPDGMQATYNWEEHNKGNKGVYNDGDKTVSFSDAMGSIGLNSNGSENKSDETSNDGSEPPVNFFARDHSNFAGTFDEKNKPENYQIGDGIFDVFGHGGVDGEGEGFFADYKTGGPFIDNAQDFDTRMSKVSPAYKKQIEGGFGAFTINLFICQGGSGNKSMAKKISKAHPNATVVAFDGFVMYGNDASGKSVINGASSNIKYNDNKGYRVVYQNGKEISRMLYSTYRASGKLF; encoded by the coding sequence ATGAAAAAAAACAAACGATATAGCATACAAATTATTTTGTTGTTATTTACTATATATACGACAGCTCAAACTCCGGCAACAATAACAAAAGGAAGCATAAATACACCTTATACAGTAACAGGAAATGAAACCCTTATTGCAACACAAAGTATTACACTTAGCCCTAATACTTATATACTGGCCGGAAGTACATTTTGGGCAAAAATTAGTGCCGACGAATACATTCCTCCTTTTGCTTTAAGCAATGAAAATTTCGTTTTTACGCGCAAATATCAAACGGGTTTAAAGTCTAGTGATGCCATAGCAAATAATTCTGACGTTATAGAAGGTGTTGTATATTATGATGGCTTAGGCAGACCAATTCAGAATATTGGTATAAAGGCTTCGCCTAATAAAACAGATATTATTACACATACTGCTTATGATAATATTGGTAGACAAGAAAAAGAATATTTACCGTATATGGATAATTTGGGTTCTGTTGCATCATACAGAAAAAGCGTTGATGCACAATCCGGAACTATTGATTACTATAAATTAAATTATCCTCAGGATATTGATAATGCGCTTCCTAACCCATTTTCTCAAAAGAAGTTTGAAAACTCACCTTTAAATCGTGTATTATTGCAAGCTTCTCCCGGAAAAGACTGGGCATTAGGTTCTGGTCACGAAATAAAACTAGACTATCAAACCAATAGTGCAACAGCAGCTGATGAAGTTAAACTTTATGTGGTTACAACAACATTAAATTCTGATGGTGTTTATGTTCCAGCTGTTTCTACTACTACAACTTATTCTGATAATCAATTGTATAAGAGTATAACTAAAGATGAAAATTGGGTAAGTGGTAAAAATAATACAACAGAAGAATTTAAAAATAAAGAAGGAAAACTTATTTTAAAACGCACTTATTCTAACTATGCATCTCAAACAGAAGTTAAGCACGATACCTATTACATTTATGATATTTATGGAAACTTAACTTATGTTTTATCCCCTAAAGCCGAAGGAGCAATAAGTGATTCTGCTTTAAAAGAATTGTGTTATCAATATAGATATGATACAAGAAATAGGCTAGTTGAAAAAAAATTGCCTGGTAAAGAATGGGAATATATTATTTATGATAAATTAGACAGACCGATACTTTCGCAAGATGCTAATTTAAAAGCCAGCAACAAATGGATGTTTACTAAATACGATGCTTTTGGCAGACCTGTATATACAGGTGAATACATAAATTCCGTACAAATAACCAGACCTTCTGTACAAGCCTTGGCAAATGATAGTTCAGCTTTATTTGAAAACAAACAGGCTGACGCTTTAAATATTAACGGTACAAGTGTAAATTATTCTAATATTGTTTTTCCAAATACAGGAATTGACCTTTTTACCATAACTTATTATGATAACTATCTTGATATAGATTTAGATCAGGGAACAGCGGCTATATCATATGGCATTACACCTGCTACCAATGCCAAAGGACTAGCCACCTGTTCTAAAGTACGTATTCTAGGAACATCAGCCTGGACAACCAATGTTAGCTATTATGATACTAAAGGAAGATCTATTTATAATTATAATAAAAATAATTATTTAAATATAGTTGCATCAGTAAAAACCCAGTTAGATTTTGCTGGTAAAACACTACAGACTACCTCTACACATAAAAAAGACAGTGATGGTATGATAACTATCATTGATACTTATTCTTATGATCATGCAGGCAGAGCATTAACACAAAAACAAACTATTAATAATCAGCCGGAGGAAATAATTGCAAATAATGCATACGATAGTTTAGGGCAGCTAATAGCGAAAGGTGTTGGCGGTAAAGCAACAACACAATCACGACTACAAAACGTTGATTACAGCTACAATATTAGAGGCTGGTTAAAAGGTATTAATAATGTAAATAACATTAGTAATAATTTATTTGCTTTTCAGATAAACTATAACACTCCAACAACGGGAGCTCCATTGTTTAATGGCAATATTAGCCAGACCTTTTGGAGAACAGCCAATACTGACAATAGTTTAAGAAATTATACTTATAATTATGATAATTTAAACAGGTTAACACAAGCTACAGATAATTCAACCATAAACCCGGGAAGATATAACGAAGGTATCAAATATGATAAAAATGGTAACATTATGAGTATTTTAAGATTAGGGAATACCAATTCTACCGCTACTCTATTTGGTACTATGGACAATCTGGTTTATGCTTATGATACTGGAAATAAGCTCACCAAAGTAGAAGATGTATCAGGCAGTACCGAAGGATTCAATAATGGAAGTAATACTGCTGTTGAGTATACTTATGATAATAATGGAAACGTGAGTACTGATAGTAATAAAGAAATTACTGCTATACTATATAATTATTTGAACCTTCCTGTAGAAATAAAATTTAGAGATGATGATTATTCAAAAATTAATTATATTTATGATGCTTTAGGAACAAAACAAAAGAAAAGAGTAAACAAAGAGGGAGACGTAACAGAAACTATTTATGCCGGAGCTTTTCAATATGTTCAAAATTTTGAAGAAGGTAACGGATCTGTTTTAAAATTTATTAACCAACCAGAAGGTTATATTGAGCCTATTGGCAGTTCTTATAAATATGTATATCAATACAAAGATCATTTAGGTAATATAAGATTGAGTTATGCTGATAATAACAATGATGGTGTAATTACAAGCCAGACAAATTCTCAGACTTTATGGCAAGACAGTTTTGAAAACCCAACAGGTTGGGATGGTACCGGTGCCAGCTGGGGACATGCTTTAGATGCATTTGACACAGCTGTAAAACATTCTGGTAATCGCTCAGGAAGAATAGATGTACATGTGGAAGACGTATCGAGATCTGTGCACAGTACACAGTGGATTGCCGTAAACAATACTGTAGATACGCAATATCGTATTTCAGGATGGGTTCTTTTAGAAAACATAACACAATGGTCTCGTGCCAGATTGGAACTGATGGGAAAAAAAGAAGGAGAAACTGAATATACAACACTGTATGATTATAAATACATCACTACTAAAGGCGAATGGATATATGTTGAAAAGATTGTTACGGTACCAGCCAATATTAAAACGATAAATTCAAGAATAACCCTTGATTACAACACTGGTACTGTAAAGGGAAGTGCATGGTTTGATGAGTTAAAAATAGAAAAAATAACACAAAATGGGCAAAACGAAATAGTGGAAGAAAACAATTATTATCCTTTTGGATTAAAACAGAAGGATAACAATAATATGATCGTTTCATCAAATCCAGCTCAGAAGTATAAGTACAACGGCAAGGATCTCCAAGACGAGCTGGGGCTTGGATTCTATGACTTTGGGGCACGTAATTATGATCCAGCGATTGGTCGCTGGATGAATATTGATCCTTTGGCTGAAACATCCAGAAGATTTAGTCCTTATACATACGCACTTAATAATCCTGTCTTTTTTATTGATCCTGATGGAATGCAGGCGACATATAATTGGGAAGAACATAACAAAGGAAATAAAGGAGTATATAATGATGGTGATAAAACTGTTTCTTTTAGCGATGCCATGGGTAGTATTGGTTTAAATAGTAACGGAAGTGAAAATAAAAGCGATGAAACATCAAATGATGGTAGTGAACCACCAGTCAATTTTTTCGCACGTGATCATTCTAATTTCGCTGGAACATTTGATGAAAAAAATAAACCAGAAAATTACCAAATTGGAGATGGGATTTTTGACGTCTTTGGTCATGGAGGAGTTGATGGAGAAGGCGAAGGTT